The Pagrus major chromosome 24, Pma_NU_1.0 region tacatgagaaactacagaaaaactacagaaaaaacacagaaaaactacGTGAGAAAGTACAGAAAACATTGTGGACAAACAGTGTAATAACAATGTCACCTGATGCCAGAGGtcaaagaagcagctgtaaaagaTCTCCAGATTGAATCATTTCATCCAGATTCGTTAGTCAGCAGAGGGCTGAACAGGAAGTGAGTCTCTGCACACGCTCTGTGAGCCGCACAATGTTTAATCCTCTCATGAGCCCTTTTGTGAATCATAAGTgtgtgttagcattagcatcatCCAGCTAGATGGTTAGCAGTTAGCTCTCCAGCTATAGTTCTTATACAGATTAAAGATTCATTTAAAGTAGCTGACTGGTTGACACCAGGGGTTCTGAACTGgtatctgattggctgtttcaGGTGCACCAGGTGGAGATGGAGGGCGTGGTCAGAGGGATCCAGGCTGACATGACCAAACTGTCCAAGAGCCACAGCCACACCTCCAACACAGTCAGCAAGCTGCTGGACAAGAGCCGCAAGCTGTCCGTCACCATGAAGGAGGTAAACGTGGTGGTGACATCACCACGTGACTGAGCTCAGCTGTCACCTGTCATCACGTGACTGAGCTCACCTGTCATCACGTGACTGAgctcacctgtcacctgtcaggTACATTTAGACTCTGCTGTTTCTGCAGGTTCGTGATAAGATGGAGCGTCAAGGCGTCCAGGTGAAGAAGCTGGAGGCTAACCACGCCCACCTGATCAACAGGAACAACTTCAGGGTCCTCATCTTCCAGGTACGTGTGACCTTTTCAGAGGTCAGAGGTACGTTTAGTCCCTGCTCGTCCATTCTGAAGTCCTGGTCCAGGTCCAGGACTCCAGGTGCTCTGACAGACTCTAGACTGGATGCAGAGTGGATCCAGTCCAGACTGGATCACTACAGTGAGACATTCATTCTCTGTGTGTTGGTGGTTTCACTGTGTGACCTTATTTGGTCATCAGCTACTGCAGGAATTGAAGAGGAAAAACTTTAtataaaacagacagagagacagacagagacagacagacagagagacagacagagagacagacagacagacagacagagagacagacagacagagacagacagacagacagagagacagacagagacagacagacagagagacagacagacagagacagacagacagagagacagacagagagacagacagagagacagagagagacagacagagagacagacagacagagagacagacagagacagacagagagacagacagacagagacagacagagagacagagagagacagacagagacagacagacagacagagagacagacagagacagacagacagagagacagacagacagacagagacagacagagacagacagacagagagacagacagagacagacagagagacagagagagacagacagagacagacagacagacagagagacagacagagacagacagacagagagacagacagagacagacagagagacagagagacagacagacagacagacagagagacagacagagacagacagacagagagacagacagagacagacagagagacagagagacagacagagagacagacagagacagacagagagacagacagagacagacagagagacagagagacagacagagagacagacagagacagagagagagagacagacagagacagacagagagagacagagagacagacagagagacagacagagacagagagagagagacagacagagagacagacagagacagacagagagacagacagagagacagacagagagacagagagacagacagagagacagacagagagagacagacagacagagacagacagagagacagacagtatcagtgtgtgttagtgtgtgttttctgtcctccctAAAATTCCCAGCATTCCTCACTGGGTGTGGTTCTTCGTCAGCTCTTGTCAGACACTATAtggacaaaagtatgtggacaggcTCGTCACTTCTCtcagggagagaaaatgaaaactgacagAATAACATCAGTGTCACAGCTGAATCCACTGCTTAAATTATGGGATGTCTTTCATAACTTAATCGGTGAACCTGATCTATTAATTCATAGAttgatggtggtggtgaggtcCCCTCCAGGTTCCTGTAAAAGTGCTCCTCCTGAGGAGGTGAGGTTCTTGTACAGGTGCTCCTCTTGAGGAGGTGAGGTTCCTGACGTTGTCCTGGTCTCTCCTCAGGAGGAGAATGAGATCCCCTCCAGTGTTTTCGTCAAGGACCCTCCTCCGTTCCCTCGGGATGAGATCTTAGAAGAAGGCGATGAGTCCACACCAGGCATAGTCGATGGCAACCGTTCCCAGGAGGGCGGGTTCCACTGCATTGACCTATCATCTGACGAGGACGTCGGGCTGGAGGCGGAGCAAGAAGAGGATGACATGTGGCCTCATGACCTGGAGAACATGGAGAAGTCCAGAGCTGAGAAACTGAAACGTTCCAGTCTGAAGAAGGTAAGAGCCacggacagatggacagacagacagacagacagacagacaggtattcagacagacaggtgtaacTGACTGTACCTGTGCAGGTGGACAGTCTGAAGAAGGCGTTCTCCAGGCAGAACATCGAGAAGAAGATGACAAAGATCGGAACAAAGATTGTTTCTCAGGAGCAGCGAGAGAAGATCAAACAGAGAACGTCCAGCCTGAAGGTTTCCCCTCTGACCTTCAGCATCAGGAAGGTATCTGAAGTTCCTCTAACTTTCTTCAGACATTTTCTAAAGGTTCCTCATCTTTCACCTTGGGTTAACACTGAATTTCCTTGAAGGTTCCCCTCATACCTTCCTTAATGTACCATATGTTTCTGTACCTGTCAGGTTCTACTAACACTCCCTCTAAAGCTCCTGTCAGGTTCTACTAACACTCCAACTAAAGCTCATGTCAGGTTCCAATAAGGTTCCCACTAAAACTCCTGTCAGGTTCCAATAAGGTTCCCTCTAAAGCTCCTGTCAGGTTCTTCTAACACTCCAACTAAAGCTCATGTCAGGTTCCAATAAGGTTCCCTCTAAAGCTCCTGTCAGGTTCTTCTAACATTCCCACTAAAGCTCCTGTCAGGTTCTACTAACACTCCCTCTAAAGCTCCTGTCAGGTTCTACTAACACTCCAACTAAAGCTCATGTCAGGTTCCAATAAGGTTCCCACTAAAACTCCTGTCAGGTTCCAATAAGGTTCCCTCTAAAGCTCCTGTCAGGTTCTTCTAACACTCCAACTAAAGCTCATGTCAGGTTCCAATAAGGTTCCCTCTAAAGCTCCTGTCAGGTTCTTCTAACACTCCAACTAAAGCTCATGTCAGGTTCCAATAAGGTTCCCACTAAAACTCCTGTCAGGTTCCAATAAGGTTCCCTCTAAAGCTCCTGTCAGGTTCTACTAACACTCCAACTAAAGCTCATGCCAGGTTCCAATAAGGTTCCCACTAAAACTCCTGTCAGGTTCCAATAAGGTTCCCTCTAAAGCTCCTGTCAGGTTCTACTAACACTCCCTCTAAAGCTCCTGTCAGGTTCTTCTAACATTCCCACTAAAGCTCCTGTCAGGTTCTACTAACACTCCAACTAAAGCTCATGTCAGGTTCCAATAAGGTTCCCACTAAAACTCCTGTAAGGTTCCAATAAAGTTCCCTCTTAAGCTCCTGTCAGGTTCTTCTAACATTCCCACTAAAGCTCCTGTCAGGTTCAAATAAGGTTCCCACTAAAGCTCCTGTCAGGTTCTACTAACATTCCCTCTAAGGATCCTGTCAGGTTCTACTAACACTCCAACTAAAGCTCATGTCAGGTTCCAATAAGGTTCCCACTAAAACTCCTGTCAGGTTCTAATAACATTCCCAATAAAATTCCTGTCAGGCTCCAATAAGGTTCCCACTGAAGCTCCTTTCAGGTTCTACTAACATTCCCTCTAAGGATCCTGTCAGGTTCTACTAACACTCCAACTAAAGCTCATGTCAGGTTCCAATTGGGTTCCCAATAAAACTCCTGTCAGGTTCTATTAGGGTTTCCCTGATGATCAAAAGGAACCACCTGAGCTTCCAAGGTTCTCCTTAAACTCTTGTTTAGTTAGAGTTACTATGAGCTTCATGAACTAGTCTCCCAACGTTTGCCCACAAATTCTCCCGATTTCCCTGAGATTTCCTTAATGTTCCTCTAATGTTTACATAACATTTTCCAAAGGAACCATCTGAGCTTCCAAGGTTCCAACACTCCAGTTTAGTTAACCCAATGGTCCCCCAATGCTCCATTCATTTTCCTGACCCAAGAGTTACTACCCCAAGCGTCATGAACTATTCCTCCAACGTTCTCCCATGAATCCATCTGGTTTCACTCAGATTTGCTATATGTTCTTCCAAGGTTCCCCAAACATTCCCTAACATTTGATACAAAGTTTCGCTGAGTTTGTCTGTTGTCATCTGTTCTCAGCCTCGCAGCAGCTCCGACTCTCAGCCCCCCGAAGCCTCCGACCAGCCCGGGGAGCCGGTCAGTGCCGAGGCTGACGTCCAGCTCTCCCCGCTGGGCAGCACTCAACAGGAAGTCCCCTTCACAGAGGTCCATGCCCAGCTAGCTCCAGCTGAGCACGAAGAGAAAGAAGACGAGGAGCtaaaggaggaggtgaaggaggaggaggtaaaagaggaggaagaggaggaggagcagaggagaggtgaggaagtggaggcagatCTGTCGGTGGTTTCAGAGGGAGTCAGTCAGGAGTACGCTCTTTCCTGCACCTTACctcaggaggagagaggagcagagagaggagcagagagaggagcagaggaggaggagacctAGACACTCATTAATATTCAGATTCATGGAGATTCGTTAACAGTAAAACAGATCTGAACAgatgattaaaggagcagttccaCACGTTCCTGAGTGCTCAGACTGACAGTCACAGTACATGtggaactgttcctttaaagatgactgatccccccccccccccccccccccacacacacacacacacacacacacacacacacacacacacacacatacacaaacacagttcaGACCTGCTCTTTCTCGTAAAAATGAGTTTTAGGTCAAAGTTTGAATGAAGTCGAagaattttaacttttaattctTCAGCTGATCTGAAAACCTAAAACTTCCAAACAAGAGATTCAGCGTCTTTACTggagaacatttatttttatgttaaacGTTCTTTTAagtttcctttaaatgtttaatcttCTTCTACAACGATATAAACATAACtaatgatcaataatcaataaccTTACAGTAACACTTCTATCAGTGGAACCCAACTGAAAGTCTGAACCTGTTGATCATCCTGACGAGGTTCTCACACAGAACTCTGGGATTACTGAGGGAAACATGGTGCTAAACAGAaccctgaaaacacagaaattcCTCTAGTGTTGTTCTCCCTGATACACTGTGGAATACTTCCcagaaagttttaaaatgttccacTTTATTCCTCTAACAAGTTCCTCTGAGGTTCCTCTAAGATTCACCTAGTTCCTCAAAGTTCCTACTTGCATTTTCGAAGGTTCTACCACGATTTCCTTAACATTCCCTTAAAGTCCCCTCTGGTTCCTCCAAGGTTCCCCTAAGATCCCCATATGATTCCTTAAACATTCCACCTGGGATCCACCATTTCTTCATTGATTATGATGTTTGATTTCCAGTGATCAATAAGTGATCAGTTTAGATCAACAGTCTTTGAATTAACCACACTGACGTATTAATAAGTGTAACAGTGATGTGAAACTGATCAAACACTTTGATCTGGTTCaaagttgcttttttttctttgtttttcttgtttttgaacaaaaatagaaatgttctgCTGCCAAagatcacttcctgtttgacttCTGTTACCTGTCAGTCATCCGACAGGTGTGTGAcattcacctgaacaataaagtCCAGTGTAAccacctgtctgtttcctgcctGTCATTGGAGCGTTGTTGCTgagtttggactgttggttgttGTAATGCAGTTATTATCatcattgttatcatt contains the following coding sequences:
- the cavin2b gene encoding caveolae-associated protein 2b, whose translation is MVTTETHQSQDLLVPPQIQEQLEQLEQQEENQASALSPLAGFDAETMSQGPVNAITVLTLLDKLVNMLDAVQENQNKMEVHQVEMEGVVRGIQADMTKLSKSHSHTSNTVSKLLDKSRKLSVTMKEVRDKMERQGVQVKKLEANHAHLINRNNFRVLIFQEENEIPSSVFVKDPPPFPRDEILEEGDESTPGIVDGNRSQEGGFHCIDLSSDEDVGLEAEQEEDDMWPHDLENMEKSRAEKLKRSSLKKVDSLKKAFSRQNIEKKMTKIGTKIVSQEQREKIKQRTSSLKVSPLTFSIRKPRSSSDSQPPEASDQPGEPVSAEADVQLSPLGSTQQEVPFTEVHAQLAPAEHEEKEDEELKEEVKEEEVKEEEEEEEQRRGEEVEADLSVVSEGVSQEYALSCTLPQEERGAERGAERGAEEEET